A genomic window from Silene latifolia isolate original U9 population chromosome 11, ASM4854445v1, whole genome shotgun sequence includes:
- the LOC141613973 gene encoding uncharacterized protein LOC141613973: protein MIFRSRCTVRGRVCNLIIDGGSCTNVASTIMVSKLSLPTQEHPSPYKLRWLNKGSEVRVEVQCIVPFSIRKVYKDEVLCDVVPMVACHLLLGRPWEFDRNTTHQVKENVYSFKHNGKKVTLTPLPPNQRGYGSPKMPEEVNEVLFLYKAAMIKELKQEQPVLFLISRGINTEESIIVPAEVEPLIQKYKEVFPAKLPSGLPPLRGIEHHTDLLPGSMLPNISAYKCDPTATKELQHQFEELMTMGFVRESLSPCAVPALLLPKEDGTWRMCTDSRAINNITV, encoded by the coding sequence ATGATATTCAGAAGCAGATGCACTGTCAGGGGGAGGGTGTGTAATCTGATCATTGATGGAGGCAGCTGTACCAATGTAGCTTCCACCATTATGGTCAGCAAGCTAAGTTTGCCTACCCAGGAGCACCCCAGTCCATACAAGTTGAGGTGGTTAAACAAAGGTTCTGAAGTGAGAGTTGAAGTGCAGTGCATTGTTCCCTTTTCTATTAGGAAGGTGTACAAGGATGAAGTTTTATGTGATGTGGTTCCTATGGTTGCCTGCCACCTACTGTTAGGGAGGCCATGGGAGTTTGACAGAAACACCACTCACCAGGTAAAGGAAAATGTCTATAGTTTCAAGCACAATGGCAAGAAAGTCACACTGACTCCCTTGCCACCAAACCAAAGAGGCTATGGAAGTCCTAAGATGCCTGAGGAAGTTAATGAAGTACTGTTTCTATATAAAGCAGCCATGATAAAAGAGCTAAAGCAAGAGCAGCCTGTGCTGTTTCTAATATCAAGGGGAATCAACACTGAGGAGAGTATTATTGTGCCTGCAGAGGTTGAACCTCTGATTCAGAAATACAAGGAGGTTTTTCCAGCTAAGTTGCCTAGTGGATTGCCACCCCTGAGAGGAATTGAGCATCACACAGACCTTCTACCTGGTTCTATGCTTCCTAACATATCAGCTTACAAATGTGATCCCACAGCAACCAAGGAACTGCAGCATCAGTTTGAAGAGCTAATGACAATGGGCTTTGTAAGGGAGTCACTGAGCCCATGTGCAGTGCCTGCTTTACTGCTGCCTAAGGAGGATggaacatggaggatgtgtactgaTAGTAGGGCTATAAACAACATCACAGTCTAG